DNA from Denticeps clupeoides chromosome 7, fDenClu1.1, whole genome shotgun sequence:
CACTCtcttctgaaaacacacacacaaacaccgcaGAAAATGATCTGAATATTATTCCAATACTGTAATAAAGTGGAAGGCTGTGACGCTTTAAGCATCAACGTGAGGTGTGATGAGGAAGAGCCCCGCCTCCTGCGTCCCCTCTTCACGTCAGCAGGCCCATCCGCGCCAGTTTGGCAGACAGGAAGGAATGCAGCACAAACACCACCGGCTTCGGCCCGGACATCAGGTCAAACACCTGCCGGAGAACGGGAGAGGTGGAGCAGCTCAATTTACCGCCATTCTGGCACCGGCAAACAATGTGGTAACCACTCtggttaaaatatattaatataatataatatttaatatcatTAATCTGTTTATTCTTGTTCAAAATTCTATTACTTGTATACACATCTTCATTTGTAAAGATTTCACTTCAATTCACTTTGGTAGTATGCTTGCAAATTGTTTtccataataatattatataataatatattttccttAATTAATATTAGTGATTTGAGTCACTATCATCGGACCTTTCCTGGCCGTACTTCCGGGTCACGGTGCGGTCAGTGCAAGGGGTCACACCGTCCCCCTCCAGGACCAGAGCAGCTCAACACCCTCCACGTAAACACCCCAGACTTATCTTAGTTTATCCCGCTGGGTGCAGCGTTCAGAACTGGATTAAACTTTATTAACTTTATCTGCTGGCCACAACAAATACTAGATGGCAGATAAAGAAATGACTGGTAGATACGTCCTTCTCActattttctcatttctttgGCATGATTTGTGTTTATGACATTAACACTACCGAACTGTTACGTAAAATGCTTCCCCCGTTGGCTCTCTACTGCCATCACTCGGAAAACGGACGTACCAGCTCCCCTTCGGGACCCCCGAAGTCCAGGTAGAGGTTCCGAACGCCGTCGTCAGCTGACATTTTGAGCTTCTCGTAGGGGTAGCGGTAGAGAACAGGACCTCCGGCCGGATCAGCAGACTTCCGACTCACCGTGAAGCCCCTGTCGTAGTGCAGCAAGAGGACCACCTCCTGCCTGTTCAACACACAACCTGGACAACAGGAAGCACAAGATTGTCTCTTTTATAATGGGTTCAGCTCTAAATGAGATATAaagcctttttttaataaaatatagaaaacacatttataaaatatctatctttttttaaatgctgacaCTGCCCTAGGCAAAATGCTTATTACCAAAAGATGAATATCTTACATATGTTCATAAGAACATATGTTCTTAGGGTTTCTGAGGTAAAGTTTAGGGGCAGGGGCGGGTTTAAGATTAATCCTGTTAAAATCCTCTGAAACAGAGGTAAGAAGGAATAGAAGAGTATTAGATCAAcaccagagagagggagagcgaaaagaggcacagagagagagggagagagagagagagagagagagagagagagagagagagagagagcacataAAACTGTCTTGTATCCCAGAGAGGCCAGAACGGGGCAGGAAAAGACGGAACATTTCCAGTATTTTATGTCAGCCAGCCATTGTTCTCTGCAGGCTCCACTGTTCCAGTTTTCCATCATCTGTACTTCTCTTTCAGAGctgacttacacacacacacacacacacacaccagtcagcACTTTGAGAGTGAAGAGTAAAGCTGCCTTTACTCTTAAAGCTGGTGGGGTTTAACACTAGCTCAGTCTCTGGCTACCTGCCTTACACACGTTACAATTGCTCTGTATTAAGATCTATACTTCATATGACCATACAAACTATTTACATGACATCCCTTAACAcgacagaaaataataaatattattatttattctagTCCTAAAATCTGGTGCAATTATATTTTCCGGCATCCCATTCTGCTCATATGGTCATTTCACTTCTATTTAAATGTCAGATGATGCATTTTTATCAGGGCAGCAGGATTCAAATTCATTTTGGTGGTAGACCAGGACCACCAGGACCACCATCCCATACCATGACCAGGCTGCTGTTCAGGTCAGAAGTTTACACATCAACACATTCAAGGACAAGATCTTTACTTGATGCCAGCTTTTTACGGTTGATCGctgggtctcacacacacacacacacacacacacctatggagACCTCCTTGATGAGTTCAGCCGCGGCATGGCTACCCTGCACCAGTGCACGAGTCCATGACGACAGGTCCCAGTGAGTTTCCACGCGGAACACGTGCGACTCGATCCCGCGTCCTGTGCCCGTCCGTGTGGCAAAGACCAGGTCGGCCCCGGACGCAGGGGACGTTCGGGTGCTGCCCGAGTGGACCAGCCTGGAGcggaacagacacacacacacacacacatcaacacaatgcGCCCCACCACGCCAACCTGTCCTATCCTATAACATTATCCTATCACACAAGTCAACACCCCAGCGACGCAAAGTATTTCCAATACGCAGACATTACGTATCTAGACAGAAAGTAGATGCCGAATCTGCCTGTTTGTGAGTTTTAATGGACGGCGAAACTGAGGGAAATACACAGGAAGGGGAAGTGAGGAAAAAGAGGGCGGGACGTTGGACGGTCACCTGGTAGCGAGGACGGGCTGGGACAGAACGTTACTCGACCACGCCTCCCGGGTCCAGGGCACGGATTCGAACAGCAGGATGTCCTTTTCTGTCAGCGCCATGACAACTGGCCTGTACTGGACCCGCCCAGCTTCCAGCTGAATCTAGAAAACATGCCGCGCCGGGAGTAAAAAGGCGGGTACGTGTGTTTGAAGGCTGCATTTCATCCGCGTGTACGTTACGAAGCAGGTTGTTCACACGAAGGCACTTTCCTGTGGCTTCCTGCTTCAAATGAACTTCctgtacaccccccccccccacacacacacacacacacacacacacacataaccgcAACACATGACTGCCGGGAAAAACACTGCGCCGTAGCATCAGTGACCACATAACACGCAGTGTAGCGTTCCGACTTACTTTAATATTCCGTTTGGTGTTTTTTTACCGGGTGCCATCATTTAAAACGTGTTTCTTTCCACTCGGTCACTTTTCATCTTACTGTCCATTTCAATGCTAGAGAGATCAGCACTCACCGGTTCTAATTTTTGTCTCTGCTCAGAATAAATGGCATGTAAACAGGCGCCCCGTCGGTGGCAGTGAGCATGGACCCTTCACACGTACTCAGGCTGGTCAGGAGGGCCAATAGCCGACCAGCCAGGACCGTTTCTCTGCATACGGAGACTCCTGCGCTGCAGGACAAGAGCACCCTGTTGTGTCTTTGCTtttcaaaaaaatgtcactgagACACTGGACACTGGAGAACCCCCCTCCACCAGAGGACAATGATCCAGCCccggctctgtgtgtgtgtgtgtgtgtgtgtgcaccgcAAGCTTGTACCTGCTCCGCCAGCCAGCCGATGTGCTTGAGCTGCGAGTGAGGACTGGAGCCGGGGGCGCTCAGGTATGAGTTGATGTGCGCCAGCATCTGGGGCAGCAGGGCGGCGATGTTGGTGTGGATGGCGGTGAACCAGGCATGGGCCGTGGGCCCGTCTTTACAGCGCAGGACCACCGTGTGCTGACCGTCGGGGGAATGTAACTCCAGCAGCCTGTAGGAGAggaaacacaacagcaaaatcCGGCATGACGAAACATGGCTACACACTCGCACTGGTGAACACTGGAACTCAAGGATACTTGTTGCTGACAACGGGCCTTTCAACATTTATGGAGatattaatttacagcatttatcagacgcccttatccagagcaacttacaaccagtagttacagggacagtccccccctggagacactcaggggtaagtgttttgctcagagacacaatggttgtaagtgggatttgaacctgggtcttctggttcacaggccactgtgttacccactagtccactaccaccctcatatTCCATTCACAGTCATTTACCACCTACcatagtcatttacaacatatcTGGTCTGGATTTTTGGTTAATTtcatgtcattttaataaacaaaaacaaaaacattctaaTCTAAATTCTAATCTATtttaagtgtttgtttttgtcattgtgatacacagcatctgCGTCAtgggtaccttgctcaagggaacctcagtggcaccatgacggttcaggatttgagcATTGTTcccataataacacacacacacacaaacacacacacacacacacacatacacacctgttCTCCAGGTCAGGCATGGTGAGGTTGCGGCTGATGTAGCTCATCTTTAAGGGTATCACCTTTCGATCCTTGATCCCTTGTCCATGTTTGGGTGAGTCCTCGCTACCACTGAAGCTGGGGGACTGTGGTCGGACACCATCCCAGGGCAGGTCTGCTACCATGGAGGGCTTCTTAAACAAGGGGGACACCTCTCGGATATACTTAACTGTGGAGGCAATAGGGGTGTGGGATGATACAGGTAACTCAATTCACTTCTGTGGCGATATGTGACGATAATGATAATTCAATAATTCAACTACGATATTCAATATATTGGAAGAAATTTCATCAACGATATCAAGAtatatgtgactgaaaaagaaaaataaggaataagaaaataataagGAAATCTTACGCATTTATTAATGCCAATATTTCCAACATTGTGCAAGGAAGTACGCATTTGCATAATAACTCACTGCCTCCTGGTgttaaatgtaaacactgtacAGCTAAACAGATAAAAgtgcatgaacattaaaaacaacatgaacattaacatttacatgtgTAAACCATGATACTGGGACGTCAGTAGTAAGTTACTGTAACTTACTCGGTTTGCCCTCATTATCACCTGAGAGTAGTTCACCGTGATGGCGAACTTGCAGATTCGTAGTGTTGCTGTTATATTTTATCTTTGCAAAACAGATCTTGCAGATTTCATAGTCTTTATCCAGCGCCTGTCCGTCGACTGTCTCGTAAAACCCGAAGCGTCTCCACACTTTAGAGGGGGGAAACTAGTGGGTGGGTGTTTGatttggtttttattattttccgcCATTCTCTGCGCTTCTTCTCTGTTAGTTAACTTGTGTTCTTCACCGGCCGCTGTTTGCGCCTCTTTACCCCTATTTACCTGAACAGTGGgtagtgacagtgacactgacaaCGGGTAAATTTATCATTTTGTGCAACGTCAAaacagaggtggcctagcggttaaggaagcagccccgtaatcagaaggttgccggttcgaatctcgatccaccaaggtgccactgactgtcatggctgcccactgctcactcagggtgatgggataaatgcagaggacaaatttcactgtgtgcacactgtgctgtgctgctgtgacaatcacttcactttaaaagtatCACTTGAAATATTCATAACTGTCAAAGACTAACATCATGAAGCACGACTGAAGCAAGCAACCTCAGGAAGAACCTATTAGGGCAGCTGAACATCAtgagccaacacacacacacaccaatttgTTTCAATTCATGTTAAAAGTTTTGCGTCACAAAAATCTTTTTGCAGGGGTGCGTACAGTTTGTATACCCACAGAAACGGGATGGTTGTGTATCTTGAATGAAGCTCATCCACCCCAGCCAGGCATAGCAGCTGCTGGGGGTCAGTTAACTCCACACGCCGACCCATGGTGCATTTGGGGTTAGCGCTCTGTTACAGAGCTGGCCAACGCTGCTGATCATCCCCGGAGATTCAACTCGGTTCACTTTCTAGTTCCAAAAAAGGACTGAGATCGAGATCAAAACAAATAACGTGGCGTATGTACCCAGGCACAATGGTCTCTGGTGGTGGCCTGCCTGAAATGGGCGTGGCCTGCTGCATTATGGGAACGCGTTCGGctaggcaactgaagcactgcattatgggaacGTGTTccgcaaggcaactgaagcactgcattatgggatctgtagtttgtgtgttattagtgCTTCATGTTGctggccataataatagatccaTATAAAATGATCTCGAATATAATTGTACGCCAGGCTGGATGTCACCGAGTAAAACTTCTTTTGTCCTTGCCATTTCACCAGGCAGTGAGTCCCATGCCCTCCCACTGAGCACCTCCTCTCTGCGGCATGACCCTCTGTTTATCAGCGTCAACTCCTCAGTTTAATAATCCAGTAGTGGAAcaagtagggtcaagtgtggggggtgtcaactgtagggcctgtcaaagcccattgagacatactatatgt
Protein-coding regions in this window:
- the sntb2 gene encoding beta-2-syntrophin; the protein is MAVWTRADKNGQLDLLLRDRWVRVVAELTRDTLTLTAEAEPDYGSSPAGLRNGLTNGGESGLGAGNSGRGQNPDHARPGFGYGFGSPGSSKFGRDNGAGSDFGSPGSSYGSPGSSFSSRHGDAPSSSESGGAEAVRKVRVVKQESGGLGISIKGGRENRMPILISKIFPGLAADQCRALRVGDAILSVNGNDLREATHDMAVQALKKAGKEVTLEVKYIREVSPLFKKPSMVADLPWDGVRPQSPSFSGSEDSPKHGQGIKDRKVIPLKMSYISRNLTMPDLENRLLELHSPDGQHTVVLRCKDGPTAHAWFTAIHTNIAALLPQMLAHINSYLSAPGSSPHSQLKHIGWLAEQIQLEAGRVQYRPVVMALTEKDILLFESVPWTREAWSSNVLSQPVLATRLVHSGSTRTSPASGADLVFATRTGTGRGIESHVFRVETHWDLSSWTRALVQGSHAAAELIKEVSIGCVLNRQEVVLLLHYDRGFTVSRKSADPAGGPVLYRYPYEKLKMSADDGVRNLYLDFGGPEGELVFDLMSGPKPVVFVLHSFLSAKLARMGLLT